ATGCTTGCCTCTAAGCTTGCCAACTTAAAAGGCACTGCTTGTTTGATTATTATAGAATCAGATTCTAAGCCATCGGCTTTTATGTTTAAGTCTGTAAAATGTCCAAATCGAAAAAGACTATCGGATTCCACAAACATTTCTGCAGTTCCTTTTTCAAGAACAAAATGTTTGATTTCTCCCCTAGATATTATATCCTGAAAAATCAATTGAAAAGCTTGAGAGCTATTTTGACCATGGCTTCCTTTTTCCCTTTGAATCAGGCGAAATGCTGGTTCGATAATCTTCAGCTCATCAATTTCAAGCTTATCTTCAAAAATCAACTTCCATAAATTCACCCCGGACATCCTAATGCTTCTCAAAGAACCATTGACTTTAGAGGAAAGAGAATCATTCATTGGATTCATCAAAATATCCCGAATTACTACTCTCCTTTTAAAAAGCTGAATATCAATATCATCAAAAACCAAATCATAATCTCGGTCTGGATTTGAATTGACCGTTTCAGGAATTCGATGTGTCAGCCAATTCTCTAAAAAAAAGGTACCTGCCACTCCTGTTATCAAAAGGATTAAGACAATTAACCCAAACTTCTTCATAGATGATTATTTGAAGGAAATATAGGTTTTTCTATTCCAATTCTTCTTCCAACCATCAAATCGATTGAAGTATTTTTGTGAAGTATATTTATTAGCATGGAAAATTTAGAATAATGTAAAAATCAGACTTCTCTCATCCTTTAAAATTGACCATTCACCAAGGAAAAGGCCATTTTTGAGTTTGGCTTACTTACCTTTCATGATAAAATCAATTTTCACTATAGAAATAGAAATGAATTCAGTTTCAAAGCACCTATTCTTGTTACTTTTCTTTTTTAGTAGCATCACAATAGCACTAGCCCAAAAGGATACAAATACAATTACCGTTTTGACCTACAACATTTACCATGGGGAAGATCCAGCAAATAGAGGCACTAGTAATCTGGATGAAATTGCTGCTTTAATCCTTCAATATTCTCCTGATGTAGTAGCCATGCAAGAAGTAGATAGCATGACCACTCGTACTGCTGGAGTTTATGGTAAAAAAGTAGATTTGGTTCAGGAATTGGCTAAATTGACTGGATACTCAGGGTATTTTGCAAAAGCAATGGACTATGCAGAAGGAGGATATGGAGAAGGCTTATTAGTCAAAGGAGAAGCTATTTTCAGCACTCAAAACCTTCCTATCCCTCATGGTGGAGAGCCTAGAGCTGCGGCTTGGGCAGAATTTAAATTGTCGAATGACAAGAAGATTGCTATTGCTGGAACCCATTTCTGTCATGAATTTGAAGAAAATAGAATAGCCCAAGTCAAAGAAATAAGTAAAGTAGCAGGCCAATCGAATTTGCCTGTTATTTGGGCTGGAGACCTGAACCTAAGACCTGACTCTGAAGCTTACCGAAGTATAATCGGAACATGGAAAGACGCAGGTTCAGACCCAACACCCTATTCGCCGACTTTTGGATCTTTAAAAGATGGCCCTCGAATCGATTATGTTTGGTTTGACCCTAGTAAATTCACGCTAGAAAGCTATCAGGTTCTTGATGTCCCATTTTCTGATCATTACCCCGTTTTAGTCACTTTAAAATTTAAATAATATGAAAAATCTAACCCTCCTTGTTTTATGTAGCCTTGTACTTTTCGCCTGTAGCTCAGGCTCAGAAAGCTCCAATGAAGAAGTAACTCCAAAATTAGAATGGAGAGAGCTTTTCAATGGAAATGATCTAGAAAACTGGGTAGTCAAAATCAGCAAACATGAGGTAAATGAGAATTTCGGCAATACTTTCAGAGTGGCAGATGGTATGATGCAGGTTAGGTATGACGAGTATGATGAGTTTGATCGTCAATACGGCCACATCTTTTATGATGAAGCATTTTCTAACTATGTTTTACAGGTCCAATACCGTTTTGTAGGTGAGCAAGCCAACGGAGGTGAAGGATGGGCTTGGAGAAACAGTGGAGCCATGCTACATGGCCAGGATCCAAGAACAATGTTGAAAGACCAGGATTTCCCAATTTCTGTGGAAGCACAATTTTTGGGTGGAAATGGAACTGATGAAAGAAGTACTTGCAACTTATGTACACCTGGAACGAATGTAGTTTTAGCAGACACGCTTTTCACCCCTCATTGTATAAACTCTTCTTCTAAAACATATGCTGGAGATCAATGGGTAACAGCTAATTTTGTTGTCTTAGGTGATTCTGCCATTCACCACATGGTGGGCTTAGACACAGTCTTCAGTTACAATAAACCTCAGATTGGTGGCGGTAATGTCAACCCTTCTGATCCTGCAGTCAAAATTGATGGTAAACTTCTGAAAGAAGGTTTTATTTCTCTTCAAAGTGAGAGCCACCCAATTGATTTTAGAAAAGTATCTATTGTAGAAATAGATGATCTAATAGGGCAAGACGAAAAATTGAATGAGGCTGTAATAACACTTCTTTCTGATTCAAAATAAAATCACCTATTGAATGACTTTTAACAGAAGAGATTTTATCAAAACAGTTCC
Above is a window of Algoriphagus machipongonensis DNA encoding:
- a CDS encoding endonuclease/exonuclease/phosphatase family protein, coding for MIKSIFTIEIEMNSVSKHLFLLLFFFSSITIALAQKDTNTITVLTYNIYHGEDPANRGTSNLDEIAALILQYSPDVVAMQEVDSMTTRTAGVYGKKVDLVQELAKLTGYSGYFAKAMDYAEGGYGEGLLVKGEAIFSTQNLPIPHGGEPRAAAWAEFKLSNDKKIAIAGTHFCHEFEENRIAQVKEISKVAGQSNLPVIWAGDLNLRPDSEAYRSIIGTWKDAGSDPTPYSPTFGSLKDGPRIDYVWFDPSKFTLESYQVLDVPFSDHYPVLVTLKFK
- a CDS encoding 3-keto-disaccharide hydrolase codes for the protein MKNLTLLVLCSLVLFACSSGSESSNEEVTPKLEWRELFNGNDLENWVVKISKHEVNENFGNTFRVADGMMQVRYDEYDEFDRQYGHIFYDEAFSNYVLQVQYRFVGEQANGGEGWAWRNSGAMLHGQDPRTMLKDQDFPISVEAQFLGGNGTDERSTCNLCTPGTNVVLADTLFTPHCINSSSKTYAGDQWVTANFVVLGDSAIHHMVGLDTVFSYNKPQIGGGNVNPSDPAVKIDGKLLKEGFISLQSESHPIDFRKVSIVEIDDLIGQDEKLNEAVITLLSDSK